A stretch of the Denticeps clupeoides chromosome 6, fDenClu1.1, whole genome shotgun sequence genome encodes the following:
- the bco2a gene encoding beta,beta-carotene 9',10'-oxygenase codes for MSSRQVLATGRHGLQCIAPLVRSVEETPEPIPTRVTGTIPAWIRGNLLRNGPGKFEFGGDHFNHWFDGMALMHQFKIEDGRVTYRSRFLRSDAYVKNSECNRIMVTEFGTLAMPDPCKNLFFRFLSRFEMIKPTDNASVNFVKYKGDYYVSTETNFMHKVDPESLESKEKVDWSKFIAVNGATAHPHYDPDGTAYNMGNSYGSKGALYNIIKVSPESDGDSLRGAEVLCSISPADKSRPSYYHSFGMSENYVVFIEQPVKLDLWKIVTCNIRRRSLSHGIYWDPKMETIFHLVHKQSGQVSSVKYHTKALSTFHQINAFEQDGFLVLDMCCSDDGQAINTYLIQNMRKAGEALDEMYNSIGRSYPRRFVLPLRVTKDTPTNQNLNTRPNSAATAIKIANDKVYCTHEDLHGDDLHEYGGFEFPHINYARYNARPYRFFYGCGFRHLVGDSLVKVDLEGKKLQAWSQPGFYPSEPVFVPSPNAEEEDDGVILSVVLTPSEDKATFLLALDAKTFEELGRAEVPVNIPYGFHGIFMESSMEANM; via the exons TTCTGTGGAAGAGACCCCGGAGCCCATCCCCACACGAGTGACGGGGACCATTCCGGCCTGGATCCGCGGGAATCTGCTCCGGAACGGCCCAGGGAAGTTCGAGTTTGGTGGTGACCA CTTCAACCACTGGTTTGACGGGATGGCTCTGATGCACCAGTTCAAGATTGAGGACGGCCGCGTGACCTACAGAAGCCGCTTCCTGCGCAGCGACGCCTATGTGAAGAACAGCGAGTGCAACCGCATCATGGTTACTGAATTTGGCACCCTCGCCATGCCCGACCCCTGCAAGAACCTCTTCTTCCGCTTTCTGTCCCGCTTTGAGATGATAA AGCCAACAGACAATGCCAGTGTGAATTTCGTCAAGTACAAAGGAGATTACTACGTCAGCACCGAGACGAACTTCATGCACAAGGTCGACCCAGAAAGTCTTGAATCTAAGGAGAAG GTGGACTGGAGCAAGTTCATTGCTGTGAACGGCGCCACTGCTCACCCTCACTACGACCCAGATGGCACTGCGTACAACATGGGGAACTCATACGGCAGCAAAG GTGCCCTCTATAACATCAttaaggtctctccagagaGTGATGGTGACTCCCTGAGGGGCGCTGAAGTACTCTGCTCCATTTCCCCGGCAGACAAATCCCGACCATCCTATTATCACAGCTTCG GAATGTCCGAAAACTATGTGGTGTTCATCGAGCAGCCTGTTAAGCTTGACCTTTGGAAGATTGTTACCTGCAATATCAGGAGGAGAAGCCTGAGTCATGGGATCTACTGGGACCCCAAGATGGAGACCATCTTTCATCTCGTCCACAAGCAGAGTGGTCAG GTCAGTTCAGTGAAGTATCACACCAAAGCCCTGTCCACCTTCCACCAAATCAATGCCTTCGAACAGGATGGCTTTCTCGTCCTGGACATGTGCTGCTCGGATGACGGGCAGGCCATCAACACCTACCTGATCCAGAACATGCGCAAGGCAGGGGAGGCGCTAGATGAA ATGTATAACAGCATCGGCAGATCGTACCCTCGCCGCTTCGTCCTGCCCCTCAGAGTGACCAAAGACACACCTACAAACCAAAACCTCAACACCCGTCCCAACAGTGCCGCCACAGCCATCAAGATTGCCAATGATAAG GTGTACTGTACCCACGAGGACCTACATGGTGACGATCTTCATGAATACGGGGGTTTCGAGTTTCCTCACATTAATTATGCGCGGTACAACGCCCGGCCATACCGGTTCTTCTACGGCTGTGGCTTCCGACACCTGGTGGGCGACTCCCTGGTTAAGGTGGACCTGGAAGGGAAGAAGCTCCAG GCGTGGTCTCAGCCCGGATTCTACCCTTCTGAGCCGGTGTTTGTCCCATCGCCCAACgcagaggaggaagatgatggaGTCATCCTTTCAGTTGTCCTTACCCCCTCTGAG gACAAGGCCACCTTTCTCCTGGCTCTGGATGCCAAGACCTTTGAGGAGCTGGGCAGGGCGGAGGTACCCGTCAACATACCCTACGGTTTCCATGGAATCTTCATGGAATCTTCCATGGAGGCCAACATGTAG